In Pseudomonas oryzihabitans, the DNA window ACCATGGAGTTGTGAATCGTAGGGCAGCCACGGAGGGCAGGAACCAGGCACTATGCATCGGCGTGGAACGGTTCTCGGGCATCAGGACGGTAGTGGCCTCGCCTTCGATGACCAGAATTTCCAAGACCAGTTAGCCGATGCTGTCTCCTGACGTGGATCCCATGTTGGGCTTCGCAGTGCTCAGCCCAACCTGCGATGACTTCCAGATGGACCTGAAGTGGTACGGCAGGGCTCGGGGTACCGTTGGTAAGAGCATTGGTATTCGGGCCGGAATGAGCCGAGATCCGCTTCATTTCACTGGGCTTTTTCGGTATACAATGCCCAGTGGCCTAAGGCCGGTAGGCAAGGGGTGCGCAGCGTCGTACCCCTTTTTCTTTGCATGACCAATCAAATTTATAGCGTAGCCTAGGATCTTATCCCTTGAACGTTAGGGTCCGCGGACAGTTGTTAGGTGACGCAAGCGATGAAAGCGCAAGCGAAGGGGAGTCGATTTTGATCAAGGTGCTGGTTGTCGACGATCATGATCTTGTTCGGACTGGCATCGTGAGGATGTTGGCGGATGTGGCAGGAATCCAGGTCGTTGGCCAGGCAGACAGTGGTGAAAATGCACTGAAGCTGGCTCGTGAGCTTGAGCCGGATGTCGTTCTGATGGATGTCCGAATGCCTGGCATCGGTGGACTTGAGGCCACGCGCAAGCTCTTGCGCACTCGATCCGACCTGAAGGTGGTTGTCGTGACCGCTTGTGAGGAAGATCCCTTTCCGACCCGCCTCCTGCAGGCAGGAGCGGCCGGGTATCTGACCAAGGGGGCCGACATCGAAGAGATGATCACTGCCATCAAGCAGGCCTTCGCGGGTCGCCGTTACATCAGTGCGCAGATTGCTCAGCAGCTGGCTTTGAAGCCCTTCCAGTCGAAGGCTGAAGCCTCTCCTTTCGATCAACTGTCCGAGCGTGAGATCCAGATTGCGCTGATGATCGCTGGCTGTCAGAAGGTCCAGGTGATATCCGACAAGCTTTGTCTGTCGCCCAAGACAGTTAACACCTATCGCTATCGAATCTTCGAGAAATTATCGATTACCAGCGATGTCGAACTGGCCATGTTGGCTGTTCGCCACGGCATGGTAGATGCAACGAGTTGATATGAGCCAATCTTTCGATGCTGCAGCTTTTTTATCCGGCTGCAGTGGACGTCCGGGTGTTTATCGGATGTTCGATGAGGGCGGTAAGCTCTTATATGTAGGCAAGGCCAAGAATCTCAAAAACCGTCTTTCCAGCTATTTTAGAAAGACTGGTTTGGCGCCGAAAACGGCGTCCATGGTGTCCAAGATCGCCCAGGTCGAAACCACCATCACCGGCAACGAGACCGAAGCGCTCTTGCTGGAACAGAACCTCATCAAGCAATGGCGTCCGCCTTACAACATCCTGCTAAGGGATGATAAATCCTACCCCTACGTTTATCTCTCTACCGAGGATCAGTATCCTCGGCTGACCATTCATCGTGGAGAGAAGAGAGGGAAGGGGCGCTATTTCGGGCCGTATCCCAGTGCTGGAGCTATTCGCGAAAGTCTCAATCTGCTGCAGAAAGCCTTTCAGGTGCGGCAGTGCGATGACAACTATTTCCGTAATCGCACGCGGCCGTGCCTGCAGTACCAGATCAAGAGGTGCAAGGGCCCCTGTGTCGCCCTGGTAAGCGAGCAGGAGTACGCCGAGGATGTGCGTCACTCGGCGATGTTTCTCGAGGGGCGTAGCAACGCTCTGGCGGAAGAACTGCAAGTCAAGATGGAAAGCGCCTCGGTCAATCTGCAGTTCGAGCGAGCGGCAGAGCTGCGTGACCAGGTAGCGCTCGTCCGTCGTGTGCAGGACCAACAGAGCATCGAGGGTGGTACTGGCGATGTCGATGTCATAGCCGCCCTGGTCAATCCTGGCGGAGCCTGTGTGCATCTGGTCACCGTCCGAGGTGGGCGCGTACTTGGCAGCAAGAATTTCTTTCCGGAGGTGGGTATCGAGGAAGACTCCAGCGAAGTCCTGGCTGCCTTCCTGGAACAGTATTACCTCGCCTATCTGGAGCGCGATCTGCCTGAAGAGATCATCGTGAATTCCGTACATGAGGATTTCGCCACGCTGATCGATGCCTTCGCCGAGGTACACAAGCGCCAACTGGTCATCACGCATCGAGTGCGTGGTACCCGGGCGCGCTGGCAGCAGTTGGCGGTGACCAATGCGGAGCAGGCGCTGAACACGCGCTTGGCCAACCGCCAGCACATGGGGGTTCGCTTCGATGCCCTGGTGCAAGCGCTGGATCTACCCGAGCCGCCGCAGCGGCTGGAATGTTTCGATATCAGTCATTCCAGCGGCGAAGCGACGGTGGCGTCTTGCGTCGTATTTGGGCCCGAGGGTCCGCTGAAATCGGACTATCGCCGCTACAACATCGAAGGCGTCACCGCAGGTGATGACTATGCCGCCATGCATCAGGCGCTCACCCGACGCTTCAGTCGGCTGAAGGCGGGAGAGGGCAAGCTGCCGGATATTCTGTTGGTGGACGGTGGCAAGGGCCAGTTGGCCATGGCGCGGGAAGTGCTCAGGGAGCTGGCGGTACCGGACCTGGTCCTGCTCGGCGTCGCCAAAGGTGTCACCCGTAAACCTGGGCTCGAGGTGCTTTATCTGGACGATCCTTCGAACGAATTTACCCTGCCAGCTCATTCGCCAGCACTGCATCTCATTCAGCAGATCCGCG includes these proteins:
- the uvrY gene encoding UvrY/SirA/GacA family response regulator transcription factor translates to MIKVLVVDDHDLVRTGIVRMLADVAGIQVVGQADSGENALKLARELEPDVVLMDVRMPGIGGLEATRKLLRTRSDLKVVVVTACEEDPFPTRLLQAGAAGYLTKGADIEEMITAIKQAFAGRRYISAQIAQQLALKPFQSKAEASPFDQLSEREIQIALMIAGCQKVQVISDKLCLSPKTVNTYRYRIFEKLSITSDVELAMLAVRHGMVDATS
- the uvrC gene encoding excinuclease ABC subunit UvrC; this encodes MSQSFDAAAFLSGCSGRPGVYRMFDEGGKLLYVGKAKNLKNRLSSYFRKTGLAPKTASMVSKIAQVETTITGNETEALLLEQNLIKQWRPPYNILLRDDKSYPYVYLSTEDQYPRLTIHRGEKRGKGRYFGPYPSAGAIRESLNLLQKAFQVRQCDDNYFRNRTRPCLQYQIKRCKGPCVALVSEQEYAEDVRHSAMFLEGRSNALAEELQVKMESASVNLQFERAAELRDQVALVRRVQDQQSIEGGTGDVDVIAALVNPGGACVHLVTVRGGRVLGSKNFFPEVGIEEDSSEVLAAFLEQYYLAYLERDLPEEIIVNSVHEDFATLIDAFAEVHKRQLVITHRVRGTRARWQQLAVTNAEQALNTRLANRQHMGVRFDALVQALDLPEPPQRLECFDISHSSGEATVASCVVFGPEGPLKSDYRRYNIEGVTAGDDYAAMHQALTRRFSRLKAGEGKLPDILLVDGGKGQLAMAREVLRELAVPDLVLLGVAKGVTRKPGLEVLYLDDPSNEFTLPAHSPALHLIQQIRDEAHRFAITGHRARRGKARRTSSLEEVAGIGPKRRQELLKHFGGLRELQRASIEEIAKAPSISKKLAEQIYAALHSE